The sequence below is a genomic window from Lodderomyces elongisporus chromosome 2, complete sequence.
TGTTCAAGAGTACATTGAAAAATACATCGAGAGAAATTTACACGACCCAAGAGTTGTACTCAAGTTAAATACTACCGTTgaagatgttgaaaaagtCGATagagaaagggaaaatgatattggtggtggtgtcGATTTACCATATAGATTCAAATTGACTTTACGCACTCCGCATGACGAAAGAAACGATTTTTGGTACCAACAAGAGTTTGATACAGTGATTGTTGCCAGTGGCCATTACCATGTTCCCTATATTCCGTTTGTGCCAGGGTTGGCAAAAGTACAAGAATTGTTTCCTGATGTGGTTCAACATGCAAAGTTTTATAGAGACTCTGCTGCatacaagaacaaaagtgcaattgttgttgggtCAAGAGCTTCCGGTAGTGATTTGACGAAATTTGTCGCTAGAGAACCAGGAACCACAGTTTATCAATCTTTTAGGGAAATCGCAACTGCTCGtgttctttcttcaaaCGCAAATGTTTTTAATAAGCCAgcaattaaaaaaattgatgttATAGAATACAATGAACATGAGcgtaaaaagaaatttggcAAAAACGGTACAGGTACAAAAACTTACAAAGCCTCCAACAAAAGTATAATTGTTACATTTGAAGATGATTCTACAGTTGAGAATCCAGACCATATTATCTATTGTACTGGTTATTTATTCTCGTACCCCTTCTTGAACAGACTTTTTAATGATCGTATCACCAACGAGGGAGCAACAGTTCGAGACTTGTACCAGCATACTTTTCTAATCCACGAACCTTTAATCAATATTATTGGGGTGCCAATAGATGGTATTTCATTCCGAGTATTTGAGTATCAAGCTGTCTTACTAGCAAGATACTTAACAGGCAAGATCCAACTACCATCTAGAAACAAGCAATTACAGTGGGTGGCACAAAGATTcgaagagaaacaaaacactaGAGCATTTCACACTATTGGAGTTACCGATGCGTTAGATTATGCTTTAACTTTAACGAAATTGGGACAAGTCTCCGAGAAAACTTCTGGTGTGGGTCTGGGTACGGGTCTGGGTACGAGTCTGGGTACGAGTCTGGGTACGAGTCTGGGTACGAGTCTGGGTACGAGTCTGGGCCTAAATTTAGGGCGAGAATTTCCTGTGATTACACCTGAAGACGTTGCAATATATAGAGCCGCGGGTGAGCATCTTCGCAAGTTCTGGGATGAACGTTAATTGAAACAAGCTTGTGTAGAGGTATGTTTAATGCAGAGTAGGCATTTTGTATTAAATCAAAGTAAATAAACGTTCATTAAAACCATAGCCTTTGTGATAAATTAGTATTAAAATACAAGTGAAATGAATTATTGAACATGTTAGTttcattaaaaaaaaaatcatagTATTGTAATTGATATTCATAAACAGTCAGTATAGGAAGTAGTGGCTAGAAACTAAAAGATGATTAAgtaaaaagaggaagaaaaaaaaggaaagaaaaatgaaaaaaaagttagcGTCGCCCGGTTTCGATCCGGGGACTTCAGGGTTATGAGCCCTGCACGCTTCCACTGCGTCACGACgcttgtttcttgataAAGATTAACATGGTGTACGTTATGTAGAATTTATAACAGAAGACTATTAGTCTGATGGCTAATAAGACAATAATTTAAGAGCTGGAAGAGTTCTGCAATGCAACAAAAGATTTACGAGGGATGGTATCATGCAACTCCTTGGATACAGTCTACAAAGTAGTTAGGCTGAATGTGTAACTCCAATGAATTCTTTAACATCTCAATGAGCAAGGCTCAAGTATATGAAATGGACTTTATCCAAAGCAGATTAGTTTGTGTGTATTTCCATTTACATGTAAGTAAATATGTAAATaaatgtatgtgtgtgtgtgtgtgtatatgtaaTTTTGGCTGAgaatcaaacaaaaaaaatttggttCAGAACAATAGAAATCCAAGGGAACCACATTGATCATATTTGTTACATTGCAAACTTAAAATTGTAATTTCGTCATACTATAGCATCATAACATGTACTTCCTTTGATGTTGTGTTCAAAATAATTAGTCTACACGAGCTGTCGTGATTAATATCACACATGGGTATCTAGTTCATGTCTTTCAGAGCAATTCCACCAATGAGTATTATACCTCACACATTCGTACTTGTCACGTTGACCACTTTGGTTACTATGCCCTAATACAACTCTTCAAAACAACTGGACATCACTTTGACTACGATAGTCTAATCATAAAATCAtggaaaaaacaacaaaacaaaaggagaCAAGTCAAAAGGAGACAAGTCAAGTgaagacaaaacaaaaccgAAACGACACAAAAATTTACACAACTTTGATAATTGTGATCATAttgctttttcttaatGAAAGAAACCTGGTTTGCATTTGGTCACCATTTCatataatttttctttttctttttttttcttttatcaaAACTAAGACTGGGGTACTATCAATCTTTACGTCTTCTTTTCTGCAATATTATAAATGTagactttttctttgtttaatACTCTTGTATTTTCAGCCAACCCAGGCACTTGTCAGAAGATGAGATACTTTAGCGCAcatcaatatatatatatatatatatatatatacatttgaGTATATACCAGATTACCTGATCATAAGATTACATTATcttcttgcttttgttCGTATTTATGTGACTCACAAATGGTGACAACTATCGTGGCTGCGAACTTGTGAGCCTCGCAtcacaacaagaaaagacaaaaaatcGCAATTCTGCCATACGAAACGCTGATGCAAACCGCAAGTGCAAACCGCAAGTGCAAACCGCAAAATGCAAATCAGAAATTACTAATCTCGTCATCACTTCCTCCAACGCCATTAACATCTCCAAActttaaagaaagaagatgacCGAACAGGGTATTATCAATATTCCCATTCCACACTACCCACAGTTTAAATTAAGATCGTCTTTAACCGATAAGGATCCTGTGATATGGGCCCATTTTCTTGAAGCATATATCCAATTACTCGATTATACTTTGCAGGATGGAATTGCGAAGCTCACAATTAAATCTCAGCAACAACTTCTTGTGTTTATTCGAACTTATTTGAAAGAGAGCTATGAAGAAACAGGGAAAATATTTTCATTAGGTGCGATAAATCCTGACATTCAACGCAACGGGGAAATTTTAAGAGCAATGGTGTTCAAGGTGGTTAGAGCTTACAGCTTTGTGAGGCTCAGCATTACCGGCGAGAGTGTTTGGCACTTTGCTTCATTATACGCCCCAAAGAATATACACACTGTGAGAGGACTCATCGATGGCAGTTTCAAGTCCAAGTTGaatgataataaaaagTCAGGTAGTATATCATCAATTCCAGTATTGAAGAAATATTTAGAGCAAAGAATTTTACGCGGAGAATTTCTGGAAAAAGAGGATTTATCAACCTTGAGTGTCCTTTTGGGACAACAGATCACTAGGAGCATGACATTTACTATGGGATCACAGATTCTGGTCGCAAGGcattcaacaaaaaatggCATCAATGACaatggtagtagtaatgGTAGTGGTGGCGTCAATAATACCGGCAATAGTAGTAACTTGCAATTTGCCGGGTCTTTTGTGACATCTGATTGGGTCGAGTTTCTTGACGGAGCTTATGCAGAAGGCAAAAGTGTACATGCCAATCTTATCAAATCGATTATGGTGGTTTCGCTTATATCGTTATCACCTGCAAAATTAGGGAAATTGTTACAAAATATGGGGATAAACTCGTGGGCAACATTGGACGTGGCACCTTTACTCGGCTCGCTATTGACTTCTAGCGCATTTCAAGAATTGGTACCACAGATACGGGAGACAATTCCATTTTTGCAACATGATGTAACTGATTTAGTTGAcgaccacaacaacaacagcagcagcagcaacagcaacagcaacagcaacagcaacagcaacaacaacaaaaatgtCGATGAAAATAATAGCTATGTTAAAGACTACGGGAAAAATGAACCGAAGGTCAAGAATGAGGATATTTCAGTGTTGATGGATCTTTTCCCGGATTTGGATGCAAGAAAGGCTAGAcattttttgaaacaatacaataatGATTCTGAACTTGTCACTGATATCTTACTCGAGAATCCCGATCTAATAAATCAAGTTACTCTTGACAAGGATGAGACGGAAGAGGGGgagcaagaagaagagcaagaagaggaaaattATGGAATTGAAAATAGTATTGGGACATCTGAGATAAGTGCTAAGCAACTTGAATCGCAAATTCCTAGAATCAATACAACAAAACCTGTTGCAAAAAGATCTGTTTACGATGAGGATGATATTTCGCAAGGTAATTttgcaaatacaaatgTTATATTTGGTAAAAAGAAACGCGAAGAGTTGACTGACGCGGATTCGgacttgaaaaagaagacttTGAGTAGAGCTCTAAGACTTATTTACGAagacgatgaagatgagCCGGATGATACATACGACGATCAAGAAAGAACTACTGGCTCCACATCGGAGTCATTGCAATCCCAACCAAATTCTAAAAGAGTACAACCAGCGGAAGATGGTAGAAATCAAACAGGGAATTCCACAGTGCTAGACGATAGAGAGCGCTTTTTGTTTAGTGTTTACAAACGCGATGGCGAAGATTCCTTCTCTAAAGCATTCCGCAAATCGTCGCAACgtcaaaaattgaaaaaggaaactgGCTGGTCAGATGAACAAGTTGAAGGGTGGTTACGGATGTTGCTTAAATCTCCTCGCCGCTTTAAGATATTTGAAGAAGACTATCTATATGGAGGAGGGAACCCGAATCGCAGATCAGCGAGAAATCGAAATGAGGAAAGAGGAAGTCtgggagagaaagaaaagaaagaggattTGAAAAGTTCAGACAGAAATATCAACACCACCCCCATTACCACTTCCACTTCAAATGCCAGTAACAATGCCAGTAACaataacagcaacaacagtaacagtaacggcaaaaacaagaagaatacAAACGCACCTTCTACATCTTCCTCGAAAGTAGAGTCTAAACGAAAGCAAGCTCGCggggaaaagaataaagccCTGGCGGCGAACCACAGCAGGAAATCACAACATGAcaagaaatcaaaacagGCTTTAATAGGCATGCAATCATCTAGTTGAATGAAAAACCTGCCAAAGACTaaattcatatatatatatatatatatatatatatatatgtattgtatatgtattgtatatgtatatatacatatttccatgtaagtatatatacatcTGCTTATATGAGCATGTGTTTTTACTGACTTGGCATGTTGGCCAAACATTTTTGTTAGTACTTTTATAGCCGAGTTGACTAGCCCTCGCCGAGAATTTTATAAATGTTTCTGTGaactttctctctctctcttttttttttttttttctcacaAACATTCATGGACATACTCACTTACTTTCTCGCAGTAGCAGTCGCAGTCGCAGTCGTACTCTTACTATTGATAAATTTGTCACCAGAGCACAAAATCAATCACACAGGAGCAGTAAGCTTCCAACAATCGCACCAGGTTtacctttcctttctttattaCACCACACTACTCAACGAATGCATACATAAATATCAATGATCACTGCCATTTTTATCTACGACTTCAAAGGAGATGTTCTTATATCAAAGATTTACAAAGAcgaaatcaaaagaaacatagCTGATGTATTTCGCATCCAAGTCATTAATCAGGTGTCACTGGGACGGTCTCTGACTCGAGAGCATAGAACACCGGTTTTAACCTTGGGATCCACGTCTTTTATCTATACGAAACTGGGTAATGTATGGCTTTGCGCAGTGACTAGATCAAACCAGGATTGTGCCACTGTGCTTGAGtttttatataaattgGAGGCTCTACTAGGTGCTGTTCTTTgggaagaaaacaagaaagcCAAAGTCAAACAGGATAAACTCACATTATTGGACACCTCAATTGTCAATCAATTTCTGCTTTGCTACAACATATTGGGCGAAGTTTGTGATTTAGGGTACCCTATCAATCTAGATATGGAATACGTGAAAAAATATGTACCCGGTATGAAAGACGCTGATAGTGGTGGGATCTTTAAAAATATACAATTAAGGAAAAGCTTTACCCCTAGCAAAGCTGTTATGGCTGCTGGCTCTAGTTTTGATGCTGGTGCCGGCTCTTCCACCCCATCAGCCCACGAAAACATTACATGGAGGTCGGCAAATATCAAGTACCGACGCAATGAGATTTTTGTTCACGTTGAGGAAAAGCTCAATGTTCTATTCAACTCACAAGGTGAACTTTTGAGAAGCTATGTAGATGGTGCGATACAACTCAAAACACATTTATCAGGAATGCCACAATGCAGATTTGGTTTCAATCCAAGTACAATTTTATTATCCGATACCGATCCAGACACTGACTCCAAAGACAATGTTGTTAAATTAGAGGATGCAAAATTTCATCAGTGTGTTCAGTTGAGTGCATTTGACAGTGATAGGTCCATCCAGTTTATTCCGCCGGATGGCGATTTCCAAATGATGAGTTACAATTGTCGCCACAACATTAACATACCATTTAGGATATACACCCAAGTGCGAGAAGTAGGCGAGAGGATCTATTACAAAATTAAAGTGCGTTCATTCTTTTCACCCAAA
It includes:
- the APM4 gene encoding clathrin associated protein complex medium subunit translates to MITAIFIYDFKGDVLISKIYKDEIKRNIADVFRIQVINQVSSGRSSTREHRTPVLTLGSTSFIYTKSGNVWLCAVTRSNQDCATVLEFLYKLEALLGAVLWEENKKAKVKQDKLTLLDTSIVNQFSLCYNILGEVCDLGYPINLDMEYVKKYVPGMKDADSGGIFKNIQLRKSFTPSKAVMAAGSSFDAGAGSSTPSAHENITWRSANIKYRRNEIFVHVEEKLNVLFNSQGELLRSYVDGAIQLKTHLSGMPQCRFGFNPSTILLSDTDPDTDSKDNVVKLEDAKFHQCVQLSAFDSDRSIQFIPPDGDFQMMSYNCRHNINIPFRIYTQVREVGERIYYKIKVRSFFSPKTSSSNIIVKIPTPGGASSQSLSVSGGKAKFHPDENAFIWRLNKFYGDTEHSINAEVAIQPLSSSYTQWNRPSITLDFELDTYSSSGLAVRFLKIQEKANYKTVKWVRYKTRSGSYETRY